CGCTTTGGCTGATAGCTTTTACTTCAACGGTGATGTGGGTTTCTGGGTTGCACTTTTTGCCCTGTCGAAGATCCCTGAAATGATTGACACGACCTTTCTTGTCTTCCAAAAGAAGCCGGTTATTTTTCTACACTGGTACCATCACCTCACTGTGATGCTTTTCTGTTGGTTTGCCTACGTGCAGAAAATTTCAAGCGGTCTGTGGTTTGCCTCCATGAACTATTCTGTCCACTCCATCATGTACTTGTACTACTTTGTATGTGCCTGCGGTCACCGTCGCCTCGTCCGTCCATTCGCTCCGATAATTACATTTGTGCAAATATTTCAGATGGTGGTGGGTACGATTGTTGTGTGTTACACGTACACTGTAAAGCATGTGTTGGGAAGGAGCTGCACAGTAACAGACTTCTCTCTTCATACTGGTTTGGTAATGTATGTGAGTtacctgcttcttttttcgcAGCTCTTCTACCGCAGCTATCTCAGTCCGAGGGATAAGGCCAGTATTCCACACGTAGCAgcggaaatgaagaaaaaagagtaaatgAAAGAATGGGGAGTTTAGTGGAGGATGGGGAAGAGCACGCACGCGTGTCTG
This sequence is a window from Trypanosoma brucei gambiense DAL972 chromosome 7, complete sequence. Protein-coding genes within it:
- a CDS encoding fatty acid elongase, putative, coding for MLMNFGGSYDAYINNFQGTFLAEWMLDHPSVPYIAGVMYLILVLYVPKSIMASQPPLNLRAANIVWNLFLTLFSMCGAYYTVPYLVKAFMNPEIVMVASGIKLDANTSPIITHSGFYTTTCALADSFYFNGDVGFWVALFALSKIPEMIDTTFLVFQKKPVIFLHWYHHLTVMLFCWFAYVQKISSGLWFASMNYSVHSIMYLYYFVCACGHRRLVRPFAPIITFVQIFQMVVGTIVVCYTYTVKHVLGRSCTVTDFSLHTGLVMYVSYLLLFSQLFYRSYLSPRDKASIPHVAAEMKKKE